The Salmo trutta chromosome 22, fSalTru1.1, whole genome shotgun sequence genome contains the following window.
aaacactccaaagtttctaaaactgtttgaatggtgtctgtgagtataacagaactcaaatggcaggccaaaacctgagaagattctgtacaggcaGTACcttgtctgaccatttcttggccttctttgtcatctctatccaaaacaaaggatctctgctgtaacgtgacattttctaaggctcccataggctctcagaaggcaccagaacgttgaatgatgactttgcagcccatggctgaaaaacagtagcgcatttggatagtggtcgatctgagaacaatgacacgggtgcgcgcatgcacgtgaagtccattttagattatcagtctgaacgaaaacaacgactcctggtcggaatattatcgcttttttacgagaaaaatagcataaaaatagattttaaacagcgtttgacatgcttcgaagtacggtaatggaatattttgacattttttgtcacgatacgcgcgtcacccttcggatagtgtcttgaacgcacaacaaaacgccgccatttggatataactatggattatttggaaccaaaccaacatttgttattgaagtagaagtcctgggagtgcattctgacgaagaacagcaaaggtattccaatttttcttatagtaaatctgagtttggtgagtaccaaacttggtgggtgtcaaattagctagcccgtgatggcgagctatctactcagaatattgcaaaatgtgctttcaccgaaaagctattttaaaatcggacaccgcgattgcgtaaaggagttctgtatctataattcttaaaataattgttttttgtaagtaatttagtaaattcaccggaagtgttcggtgggaatgctagttctgaacgtcacatgctaatgtaaaaagctgttttttgatataaatatgtacttgattgaacaaaacatgcatgtattgtataacataatgtcctaggggtgtcatctgatgaagatcatcaaaggttagtgctgcatttagctgtggtttttgtgacatatgctagcttgaaatgggtgtctgattatttctggctgggtactctgctgacataatctaatgttttgctttcgttgtgaaggctttttgaaattggacagtgtggttagattaacgagagtcttgtctttaaaatggtgtaaaatagtcatatgtttgagaaattgaagttcaGATTtcaggagtttgtatttcgcgccacgcccaatcattggatattggagtggtgttccgctagtggaacgtctagatgtaagaggttttaaacagcatgatcattacacaggtgcaccttgcgctgtggacaataaaaggccactaaaatgtgcagttttatcacaacgccacagatgtcaagTTGAGGGCttgcgcaattggcatgctaactgcaggaatgtccaccagagctgttatcagagaatttaatgtttatCTCTCTACAATAAGTCGCCACCAACGttatttcagagaatttggcagtacctccaaccggcctcacaatctcagaccacgtgtatggtgtcgtgtgggcgagtggtttgtgAACAGTGTCCCAACGTTGTAAATAGTGTcccgtggtggtggggttatggtatgggcaggcataagctacggacaaccaacacaatgcacagagatacggtgacaagatcctgaggtccattgtcgtgccattcatccgctgccatcacctcacgtttcagcatgataatgcacagcgccccccccccccccctcccatgtcccaaggatctgtacacaattcctgggagCTGTaactgtcccagttcttccatggcctgcatactcagacatgtccaCCCACTGAGCACGTTTGGTATGCTGgatcgacagcgtgttccagttcacagcaatatccagcaacttcacacagccattgaaaaggagtggaacaacattccacaggccacaataagCCTGATGAAGGAGATGtattgcgctgcatgaggcaaatggtggtctcaccagaaactgactggttctgatccacactcctactttattttttttacattttaaggtATAGTATATCTGTGACAGATGCATAtctattctcagtcatgtgaaatccatagattaggtcttaatgaatttatttcaattgaccgatttccttatatgaactgtaactctttgaacaaaaatctaaatacaACAATTTCAGTGTAAATGCcagctgaaaagtaccagtggTCAGGCTTTGGCCCCAATTAAGAGCAGGTCCATTGAGGCCATGGCCTAGTGAGACACTGGAGCCATGGAATCAGAAGACAGCCTTCTTGGTAAGACACTGGAGCCATGGAATCAGAAGACAGCCTTCTTGGTAAGACACTGGGCTAAGTCTCCAGTGGAAAAGTAGTCATAAATAAGTTGGTAAAGCCCTGTGAACTCACCAGGTCCTCGATGATCTCCAGCATGCGTTTCTTGGCTGCCTCCACACAGTCTTTGGCTCCCTTCAGAGCGACCTTGTCGCTGTTGGCGCCGCTCCTGGGGAAGCTCACCATCACACCGCCGTACTCATCAGCGATGTCCCTCAGCACCTGCCCACGGCGAGCCACAAAGTACCGGTGGTGCTTGGGGTCCACATTCATTACATCCTCCACCACGTTATCCTGAGGGATGACAAGCAAGCATGGGGTTTAATATTCAGCTGTGTCAAACAATACAGTGTATAATATAAAGGTTGGAGTCAGTACCAAAATGACAACAGTTTCCTTACACTCAAACTTACAAATACACAGGAGTTTGATTCCGCTGTAAACACAAGTACGTAACATCAAAACAATATTGCCAGGAGAAACTTTTGATTAGTCAGTTTCTCCTGTTTTCCCCTAATCAAATCAACAAGATGTATTGATAAAAAAAACGGTCTTTACCAAGCTCTTGATGAGTTCCTCCAGTTCTTTCTGGGCCTCTCTGACGGCCTCCTCTGTCCCCACCACGGTGATCAGCTCCTGGTCCTCGTCCTCAGGTGTAGGGAAGATAATCCTGGCTCCAGTACTGTCACGTACCTTACGGATGTTACCACCTCCTTTACCGATCAGGAATTTATGGTACTCTGGTTTAGCCTTCAGCTCAGCTGTGTGACTCTTGGTTTGCTAGGGATagaaagagggaaaaaaatatatttcagaatGTTTTTATTGGAATGTGCTGCAACATAATGGTGGAGCTGATTAGTTCAGTTTACTTCCTTGAAAGGTGTGTACATGGACTACTGACAACCAGGTTTGGGATTAAGGTGACCACGTCCCAGATTGTACAGGACAGTCTCACATTTTGGCCCTTCATCCCCCTACCAAACAATCAGACGCTGTATTTTACAaaacatttcttatttttttgtgtAGACTCAGAGGTGCCGGTTTTGATTATAGGTGCAACTGTCCCAGAGTTCATGTTAAAGGACTGATCATCATCATAAGGACACACGAAGAGGAGACTAGCATTAGGGTAagtgaggtagtgtatagtggttTATGGTCATCCAACCACTAACACAGTTAGGAAGCTTGGTCAGGAAGGGTCCAGTATTGAGTTGTGTTGAGGTGGTGCAGAGTTCTGACCCGTTGTCTCTGGACCTCTGTGTCCAACTAAAGAACAGAATATTGGGGGTTTGAGACACACCACCCACCCAACCAGGTACAGCCTGTGATTGACTGACCAGGTCAGCCAATCACAGGCAGGGGAGTGTTCTAGAAGGGCTCTTGGCAACCCCGTAACAATGCCAGAGGTCCGAAACCAGGGGATGGTAGCCTCTGCTGGGCTGGAGAGTTCCTCTCTAAAGTTTGTGGCTGTGTCCCAGGGCcagagagtttttttttttttttaacaagtccaTTTGTCCCATATTTCATTCAGACATTCCAACCTGTGTCGTATGCTGTCACATTGCGCTTAtgcccagctatatatcataagGACGTGGTGCTGGTGATGTTTAACACTTTCTCCAATCGTTGTTGAGATCTGATATTCTGCACAACGCAAGATGACACGTAGGGCAAGGTCATAtcgtcaaccaatcacatttgtcAAATCCTTTTGGGCTAAATTCCAGCTAAAACTTGGAGAGGACCGCTAACTACTTATAAAAAGTGTGCTTCTAACGAAGAACAACAATAGTAAGTAGGCCTAAGTAGCTGTAGCCTATTAGAGAAAAGGTCCTTTCCTCACACTTGGTAGGCTGCTTCTACTTTACtcaacagttaaaaaaaaataataataaatcctACCAGTTTTACATTCCTTGAGACCAACCAGAATTGTTACTGTGGATAAATATTCGCAaatttgtagaaaacagtcaGTCTCATTTCTGCATCACCAAATTTCGTGCGCACTAAGCATTTTTTTAAAATGTGGCCACCCTAGTTAGGATGATTTCTATTTCAATTGCTTTTTAGTGAAGGATAATTGGGAATTGCAGTTTACTTCCTGAAATTGAACCCAACCCTCATGACAACCATAGCcaatgaacaaaaaaaaaaaaaacaacctgGTCCCTCAACCTACTAATAAGTAAAGCCTAAATAAGACAACTAAGAGCAGGATCAAACCTTATCCTGGGCCAGAGAGAGCAGCTGTTTCTTCGCCTTCTCCACCTCCTCAGCAGGGCCCCTGATGGTGACTGTGTCGATGCCGGAGCCCTCGGTGGGGAAGTGGATATGGACGCCGCCACACTCTTCCATGATGGAGCGGACAAAACGGCCCTTAGAGCCAATCAGGGAGTTGTGCAGCTTTGAGGGAATGGACACCTCCATCTCTGTAATGTTTGCCTGGGAGGGACACAATAGCGGCATATGTAGTTCATCGGGCACAGAATGGAAACATGGTTTCATATAGAGAGACAAATTAAGAACATTCTATCCTTATCTGCATTGACATAGACGAACACAGGCCATCTTAGAAGGAAATCTCCCTGCGAAAAGCCAGAAAATTACCAATTCTTTCTGGATAGCCAGGATGCGGATTCTGGCGGCCTCACAGTTTTCCTTCTTGCCGGTGATGACGATCATCTCAGAGTTGCTGTTCTCGGCAGGCAGGTCAATCCTGGTGTTAGTTTCCTCACGAATCTGGAAATGAAGGAATTACTTTGTCAGGTAAtaccattttttttctcctcCCATATTTTAAAAAGCCTGAAATTGTGAAAGAACTGTGTCCCAAACCAAGTTTAAATTTATATCCTATTAATGAGAATATACCTTCTTGATGTTGGCGCCACCTTTCCCAATAATGTTCTTGTGGAATTGTTTGAAGATGGGAACTGAGAGAAAGAAACCATTCTCCACCTGAAAAAGACAAATCAATCATAGATAAAAAACAGTTAATGTGAAAACATTTTTTCAAATCTGCAAAGCAAGATTTGACATGTTCAATACACTTACGGAAAGAGCTATCAATCATACCAACGATGAAGTGCTTTACCCGGCACAACATCTTGAAAGCCAAATGTACTTAACACATTACACTAACCTCATGCAACGTAAAAAAATAAGAAAGGTTAAACCTAGTTGTCACAGAGAGTCAATCATTGAGACGTTTGTTTGATGATCTACATACCATTTCAGCAACCATCTTAGCCATGAACTTGGAGCATTTCTCCACCTCATTTCTTGGACCACGCAGCTGAACGATGTCACTCTTCGCTGCCGGGTCTGGGAAGTTGATGATGACCTGCAAATCGACACATTACTACTTTATGTACAGCTTggaattttttttatattttccttTTCCTCATACAACaccttgcttctacacctgcattacttgctgttgggggtttttggctgggtttctgtacagcactttgagatatcagctgatgtaagaaaggctatataaatacatttgatttgatttaagtgcCCATCCTAACTAAAATGAACATAGTTGTTTACTGTAATTATACAGCAAAATGTTATAGCTGTATACACTTAAGCATTTACCAGAGCCATACATGTACAGCTCTTCTAAATATATGAATCTGGCACACACGATCATGGTTTCTAAGGCTGCGTTTAAAAatcaggcagcccaattctgagctctcccccccccccccttcccactaattggtcttttgagccatcaattttattttttaatttttaaattcCACTCTTTTGTTAATAATTGGGCCAAAGagcagaattgggctgcctgtgtaaatacaGCCTTGCTGACTGAAGTCTTACTGAGCCAGTCTCTGACGTCATCAGGTGTGTTCCCACGGCAACATGGTTTGTGACTCACCTCAGGGAACTTGTCACGAACGTCCTTAATCTTCTCCCCTTTTTGGCCAATGATGGCTCTGTGAAAACGCTGTTCAATGATCAGGTCCTTTGTACGCTCGTTCTCCTGCAAGAGAGACGAAAGGTTGAAGGACAACTCCCAATGGGgacgtgtgtgagagagcgaaTGTATTGTGATACTCACCATGCGCGACGCTAGCTCAAGCAGCTCCTTACTGGCTTCCTGAACCCCCTGGGGATCCCCCTCGATGCGGATCAGGTGGCTCTTCTCGTTGTCAGGGGGGATACGCACAGACACCTTGTGTAGATCTTTGATGCGGTTTACTGTACAGGGCAggaaaataaacatgttttttaaCCACCATTTAGTAATACGCTAAATATCTTAAATACATTGGTGTaactttgtatttatttattatcttACTCTTCCCACTTCTCAAACCAACCTCCGCTTAAAAACATAATACTTACTGTTGGCACCGCCCTTCCCAATCAGGTGTCTGTGGAATCTGGGGTCCACACTGATCTCCCTATAATCCATGCGGCTCACCTAGAAGGAGAAAATGAAATAAACATGGCATCAAATGAATGATTGTAACTACCAAGTCCTAAAACCAAGGAAACCAGTGTGGTTTACACAGTCTGTCCTTGGGACAATGAAACAAACTAGgcctaggctcagattaaagccTACTCTTTAACTACAAAGCATGCTCAAGGGAGACTCTCCATTGAATACTCTTTAGCCCAGTAATCTAATAGGCTTAATCTGGTTTTGGTAAACGGGCTTTCTGCTTAGAGTGGACGAGGCTAGCCTGGTCCTCTTTATTTGGATGGTCTTTACCAGGTCAGTGACGATGGCTTCCATCTGACTCTGCACCATCTGCATGTCTTTGGTGGGGCCTTCCAGGGTGATTTTATCCTCACCCTCAGTGAACTCAATGTGCACCTGCAAAACACAGAAACACCAAGTCAGGCCTTGAGCTGCATCCCCTCTGGAACAAACAcatgccccacacacacacacacacacacacacacaccttgggcATTTGCTGGGTAATCTTGGCCAGGTTCTGCCCCTTCTTGCCAATGATGAAGCGGTGAAGCCAGGAAGGAGCTACGACTGATGATACAGTATAGCTGTTAGCCTGGGAAACACAAACAGGGTCACATTTAGAAACTGAGAAGCCATTGAGGTCATGGGACATCCTCTTAGACCAGAGGCCCTGAAAAGGTGCTAtacgttagtcatttagcaagCAGCCTTATAGAGAGCTACTTACAAATCAGTGCATTTAACTAaggtaaaaaaattttttttaaaaacacattcaTTCACATTGCAAGTAAAACCTTCAAAAATAAGGCATCTACCTTTGACTAAACATCAGTGAATACCAGGCCCAGCCAGGTCGGTGAGAAAGGTGCTGCGTATGTCTTATGTAATGTATATCTACCTTGGCCCTAACTTCATTGAGACCTGTATAGTACGTACTGTGTAGTGTTTCTGTTGGAATGTGTAACATATCTACCTTGGCGTAAACTTCAGTGAGAGCCTGACCCAGCCGGTCTGGCTCCCCGCGCAGGATGACGGTCTCCGAGTTGCTGTCTGGGGGTGGGATCTCGACCGAGACGCCAGTTTTCTCCAGGATCTCCTGCAGGGTGTTTCCCTTGGGGCCGATCACGTACTTGTGCTGAGATTTCTTCACCTCTACCGCGATGGTGGTGGCATTTTTCTGCTGGGAGAAAAGGGAAGACAGAGCACTGGAAATTAGTGTAAAGATAAAGTGTAACTTGGTGCATTTCACTGTTGCATATTCAAAAATGTTAATTGTATTGGTCCCAATTTGAATAAAATGTTAAGACTGTCTCTTTCTTTTCAGTCTAAGACGGCAGTCGTGCCACGGAAGGCTAGTATGAACCTCCATAAGGCCCCTCAACAGCTTCTTGAGACAACCGAAGTCACGCCCTGATACCCTGAGGCTACATGACAACATTCCATACATGTTAAAAACACAGACATTCAATCATTCCTGCTTAGCTAgcaggacatacagttgaagtcagaagttgacataccttagccaaatacatttaaactcagtttttcacaattcctgacatttaatcctagtaaatattccctgtctgaggtcagttaggatcaccgctttattttaagaatgtgaaatgtcagaataatagtagagaatcatttatttcagcttttatttctttcatcacattcccagtgggtcagaaatgtacattcaatgctacaaaatactaattgactgtctttaaattgtttaacttgggtcaaacatttcaggtggccttccacaatcttcccatAATTAattgggtgaatttcggcccattcctcctgacagagcgggTGTAACCAAGTcgggtttgtagacctccttgctcgcacacacttttcagtGCTTggggggtcattgttcatttggaagacccactaacgtcccacctaccccagagaggttagaagAGGACAGAACATAGACCTACACACCTTCCCCTCATAAATCTTCTTGATCATAGCCACAGCAAGGGCCACCTGCTCCTTCTCCCCAGTAATGACGATCTCCGTCTTATTGACGCTGGGTGGGGGGACATTGATGCGGGCTCCCGTCTCCTGCATCATATCTGCCACCAGCTTGTTGTAGGCACCAGTGATGAAGGGGTGGAACACCTTGTCGATGTTCACCCTCTCCACAGCACGCTTGTCCtggaggggaggacagagagcGGACAGTCATCAGTTAGGTTGTCCAACACTCGGACTGATATAACAATTCACAAATTGAACTAGCTCGCTTCCAAACCGTGTTCATGGCAGTGTAATAACAGTAAGGCCAGTGTTAGCAGTATAGGGGCATGTTCATTAAGTAGGGTGGTTAACTTAAATGGCAGAAATTATAAAGAGTTTTAAATATAAGGTAACAGATATGACTGAAgtaggaaaaaaaaaaaagttgttccGCAAAGGATTCCATAGTGAGTTAGGAGGTTATTATGTGGTAGTTAAGTCAGCGAGTGGAGAGTAGTTATAGAGGATGACACTAGAGCGATAGCTAGGTAACTCATGACACCAGGTTGGCTACCTGCTCGGCAGAGATGAGCAGAATCTCATGCTTGGCCTTCTCCAGGCCCTCCTTGGTGCCAGAGATCTTGATATGGTTGCTGGGGTCATCTGGTCTTGGGATCTGGATCTTGGTGGCAGTCTTGAGTTCCAACTCCTGTAGTTTCTCCCCATTCTTGCCGATGACAAAGCGATGGTGTTCTTTGGGGATGGCCACAGTAGCTGAAGCCtggcgtaaaaaaaaaaaaaaaaatctcaacatGAAGGAAAATGGTTAACATTAACACaaaggtaaataaataatcaCTAAGTAGTCACCTTGGATTAACTTTAGTAGCCGTGCATGAATTCCTATTGAAATGGGATGACTGATTTAATTTTATTTAGCCATGATAGTCCACTCAGTAAGCATTGCCACTGTTTTCCAGGGAGTCCTGAGGTGGGGTCCTCAAAACAACACACTGATAGTACAAGTTTGGGAAATCAAAGGATGAGTCTAAATTTAGCTCTGATATACACTGTAACCTACATTGTTATAATGAATACAACAGCCACATAAGGGCTAAATGTGAACCCATCGATCTACACAGACCTGAGTCTGCAGTCGGGACACAATCTCCTTGCGGGCCTTCATCACCGCGTCCAGTTTCCCAGACACCATGATGGACAGACCCTGGTCTTTAGCCATGGAGAGTTCCAGGTGGGCTCCAGTCTTATGCATGATGTCCACACAGACCTTTGCCTGATCTCCTTCACCGAACTGGTTGATGTCCTTGTACTTGCGCTCTTCCAGAGGGACGTGGAAAACCTAGCAGGGTCATAAGTTAAAGAGAGCAAACATCACATGTTTGAACAATAGACTTTAGGTCTACACACCCAGGTTTGCCAAAGGCAGAAGAGTTGTTCGCTACAACAAACATGggtcgtgtcccaaatggcatccctattccctacatagtgcactactttagaccacagctctatgggctctggtcaatagtagtgcactatatggaatAGGGATACCATTTGCTACAACAAACAGTTTCTTATTCCTCCAATGCAACAAAGTGTTGCGTaaactctgctgctgtagctACCTGGGTGATGACAGAGGATTTGAGGGGCCGGATCTTGGAGGTCCAGGCGTTGACTGGTTCCTGGGTCCCCTCAGGTGAAGCAGCCTTCTCAGGCAGCGGGGGGAAGGCATCCTTGTAGGCTGGGGCCTCCTCATCTCCAGCAGTACTAGACCCTGTGTCAGAACCATTAGAAACAAGCCaccatatataaaaaaaactcactGACTACGAGTGTCTGAAATGACTAAAAATGGCAGCTACATGATCGGTTCAACGGCAGTTACTACAACTCATGTCTTGTTGTTACTTCAGGTTTTAGTTAGCATATTTGTTGAGAATCATTGATAACTGATGGCTAatttaaaaaaagccagactaatcTACCCAGAGGAACAGATAAAACAGTAACTCACCGCCTGCCTGCTCTGCAACGAGCCCAGAGCGGTGCTCGTTGAAGCTTTCCTGCGTAAGTACAGCGACTGAGCTCATGGTCGAAATCCCACGTTTACACGGAGTACGAGTGTGTCACTAGTAAAAGAAAAAGAGGACATAATTAGAgttaaaagaaaacaaaaatagCCTGCATAGCTAAGACATGACAGACTCAAAAAGACAAGATTATTAAGTTGTGATGTCTTTATAAGGCCTTGTCTCATAGCTagaaaatacaataaacaatgaaaacaaaaaaaacagaccaCTTTTATAGTTAGGGTTAAATATATAGTAGTACAAAACACATTGACCAGTTTGAGTGGACTTTGGATGTTGGGCCCCATTGTCTTATCTACCGTTATCAAAAGACACCATGCCTTTCCAGGAGGGATAATCCCTGTGCTAGCTATTACCCATTTCACACGCCATCACTTTCTTTGAAAGTCTGACAAATAGCCTCAGTGCGCAGAATAGGCAAATTAAGCATAACCAAGAGGACAAACTGATTCATTGCAGTAGTTACATGTGACGTTGACCCAAGACGCTGATCTCGGATCAGTTCAGCATTTTCCACACTAGACGttaaaggttaggattggggggaggggaggggtatcCCAAAGGCCAGCTGATGGCGATATTAATCTGTTGTGGATGGTTTTCATTTTACAGTCCAAACGCATTGTATGCAGCAAACACTCGTATCCCATGGACCGGTATGTACCTAAgaaacattctccattcaggtTGCAAAAAAGTGTCGATTTCCTCCTTAACTAGATTTTACGGCGAGAAGGAAGAAAAATGCGTACTTTCTTAATGAAACACCATTTCCACCACCATGTTAGTGGCTAATGGTACTTCCTGATGTTGCGCCCTACGTTTAGCAAGAGGTAAACATACTGCtgcaacctgattggctgaacgCGATACATAACATCCAGAACTAGCATTCCTAGGCATTAGCCACtttagcatggtggtggaaaatgttttagagaaaaaaaaaaacatttccctgTCTTTAAGTCTAGTTAGAGGAAATTGACACTTTTGCAACCTGAATGGAGAAAGTCTTACGTTTAAACATGTCCACGTGAGATACGAGTGTATTGCCGGCTGCATACAATCCATCTGGACAGTAAGATGGAAACGACTCAAAATTGACATCTGCCTGCCTTTGGGCTAGTGGAGGGGGATCCTaaatctgtacctaggggaaacttgaCCCCGGAGCccaatctatgcatagtcacttcacccttacctacatgtacaaattacctggactgacctgcacattgactaggtaacggtacaccctgtataaagcctcttAAAGTTAAAACTTAAGTTTACAttgcaaatattttcttaacacttcatgaactgcactgttggttaagtgcatgtaagtaaacatttcacagtaaggtctacacttgttgtattcggcacttGACAAATACATTGATTTCAACAACTAAGTTGAGGTTGTTGGCCTAGGCCTTTTCTAAGCTGGGTGAATGAGCTTTCCCAAGGTTAAGAGGATTCCCCCACTGACCCGTTCAGTTCAGCCACCCACTGAAGCTTCCCCTaggtactgatctaggatcagcttctccCTCACCAGTCCTAACCAGGTAGGTCAGACTAAACACTGAGCACGTGCACTAGGCGTAGGGTGAAGTTGTCCCTAGAcgacactgatcttgggtcagttttgtacttttccccactaatggttaaggttaggatttggcgAGAGGGGAGCTGACCCCGGAGAACATTTAGACTATTCCTCTGCAAAATTGTTTTGCTTCAAATGAATGAGAATCAATGGGTTGGGGGGGGCATTATACCATCAAAATAGAATCCTACCAATCACAGAACATCCACTTGATGGGAAGGTCCTATCTAGTAATTATACTTTGTACTGGCACACAGCACAGTCAATGGAGGTGGTGCTTGGGATCCTTAGCAGGGCGTTAGTACAGCTGTTTTCACATGCTTTCCAGAACAGCACCCTTTAAGGGGCCTCTTCCTTCTAGGCTAGGCATCTTTCAGGCTGAGCAGGCCGAATCATTGGTGTGTTATGTAGTTCACTGTGCTAACTACAGGCCAGCCCGGGTAAGCCATACTACTGGCGTCTCATTGGTTTAACACGGAGCAACAAAACAGCATTGCACCCAAAATGGAAAATGTTGAAAAGATTTCACAAAGTTGACTGAAGTGCTTCAAGCCTTCTCTAGAAAGATTTGagaatgttatatacagtaccagtcaaaagtttggacacgtactcattgaagggtttcttttttaatttttttattgtagaataatagtgaagacatcaaagctatgaaataacaaatggaATCATATACAAAccaaaaagagaaaaaaagtcacattttagattcttcaaagtagccaccctcttgccttgacagctttgcacactcttggcattctctcaaccagcttcacctggaatgcttttccaacagtc
Protein-coding sequences here:
- the hdlbpa gene encoding high density lipoprotein binding protein a isoform X4 → MSSVAVLTQESFNEHRSGLVAEQAGGSSTAGDEEAPAYKDAFPPLPEKAASPEGTQEPVNAWTSKIRPLKSSVITQVFHVPLEERKYKDINQFGEGDQAKVCVDIMHKTGAHLELSMAKDQGLSIMVSGKLDAVMKARKEIVSRLQTQASATVAIPKEHHRFVIGKNGEKLQELELKTATKIQIPRPDDPSNHIKISGTKEGLEKAKHEILLISAEQDKRAVERVNIDKVFHPFITGAYNKLVADMMQETGARINVPPPSVNKTEIVITGEKEQVALAVAMIKKIYEGKKNATTIAVEVKKSQHKYVIGPKGNTLQEILEKTGVSVEIPPPDSNSETVILRGEPDRLGQALTEVYAKANSYTVSSVVAPSWLHRFIIGKKGQNLAKITQQMPKVHIEFTEGEDKITLEGPTKDMQMVQSQMEAIVTDLVSRMDYREISVDPRFHRHLIGKGGANINRIKDLHKVSVRIPPDNEKSHLIRIEGDPQGVQEASKELLELASRMENERTKDLIIEQRFHRAIIGQKGEKIKDVRDKFPEVIINFPDPAAKSDIVQLRGPRNEVEKCSKFMAKMVAEMVENGFFLSVPIFKQFHKNIIGKGGANIKKIREETNTRIDLPAENSNSEMIVITGKKENCEAARIRILAIQKELANITEMEVSIPSKLHNSLIGSKGRFVRSIMEECGGVHIHFPTEGSGIDTVTIRGPAEEVEKAKKQLLSLAQDKQTKSHTAELKAKPEYHKFLIGKGGGNIRKVRDSTGARIIFPTPEDEDQELITVVGTEEAVREAQKELEELIKSLDNVVEDVMNVDPKHHRYFVARRGQVLRDIADEYGGVMVSFPRSGANSDKVALKGAKDCVEAAKKRMLEIIEDLDAQVTMECVIPQKFHRSIMGPKGSRIQGITREHNVQIKFPERVDGPGKGGSAAPLAEAAVQENGEANGEVVEEPAAHVDPNAPKKCDVIVLSGRKERCEAAVESLKALVPVTTEVEVPFELHRYIIGQKGSGIRKMMDEFEVNIQVPAPELQSDIISITGLANHLDRAKEGLLERVKELTAEQEDRSLRSFKLTITVDPKYHPKIIGRKGAIITNIRTEHEVNIQFPDKNDDNQDQITITGYEHKATAAKDAIQAIVDELEEMISEDITLDARVHARIIGARGKGIRKIMDEFKVDLRFPQPGAADPNQVFVTGRPELVDEAIDHLLNLEEEYMADVNENESKMTYMKPTGDRGASSMDEGGRERGSSKGFVVREAPWQTGSEKAPDMSSSEDFPSFGAPVAATNKASPWGPKRF